In Plasmodium chabaudi chabaudi strain AS genome assembly, chromosome: 9, the following proteins share a genomic window:
- a CDS encoding calcium/calmodulin-dependent protein kinase, putative → MLSNINKNENIGNINKKIKRLVNEKIEDYFVIKNFLPICEEFLLKNYKHLFEDFINKRDGNKYDNNSTTEVKKENTHQNFRHNDNQIQVKQYANINTATPSKKRKKSYETDTQDSTTNNPKKNKYKRKREKYYSNKFNLYQYYAQISKKSLKEIELPFDRAVLLNAIDKQNNIKKIIKIINKKKALSAFGEAWENMIEYILSINQHKNLMKIYDIYDDGKNFYLIMEKLRGKELFTFLVYKKQVKENVCKYIMLQILQAVNYLHYHNIIHRDIKPENLMFRNKKRKDKNYEYNYELVLIDYDTCQFIKPQTYLNLFPNNSQHYKNDTPKSDYRTNCHTQYVPIKGEPKTSPINQISHFCETKGTIHKSPKIDRHENQVEQIDKHNRKSFEWEMYKKRNLEIGEKKKETEIKTVQNNGSTNDISPSKSKHVKLVGTYGYIAPEIIKGLNYSISSDIWSIGIILYILITGVTPLPMCLMINYRNTKEILMKKEKKGINFNLLSFNNYPLAKDLCQQFLQFDPTKRIKNTIIASYHPWLRFFNVSNKIYITNTYRHSNLYNTLSFYSNKIYKYNKYPINDNQNNYNIILKPSFPFNKITYSISEIIPESIFTKENQYAIPLKYAIPIQYETNNTIYPIVFHNNFNLHPQNRFEDPNPFEEPKQFEDPKQFDGPKHFIIHHNLDMLNSLRDAKEIAEQSQLQMQVQKSPSQILYNDKSDETVLQNVSPKYTNLLICKSDTTEPDSIHYNLNNTTHVPKTAKNYHLPTVWENENSVTLHDMPLKMEKDNTYINKFNFEHNTNGYKHFMHLFENIIENKKNNLYNFSSINNSSIPFTYTDYPNNISIHPLPRPHINNNEIKCECQASNNNNYHTYMNVCNLKICQAQNGSSNFKVSNLSTSLPSIENKNEIKQKKSKINISEHTVNTLTDCQVINKYNDIIQNSQNQSNILYIHENVETSRSTQQHMQNACTNINIQNNNSSIPTIVPYKVSDKNSCHIFYSTGHQNNSDISDCPIHNCNTNKYYHLDNTIINKFNYSPIFCNHPYKYNINNLFYINNKHFLINKYNNFYKNIINHDPIYLENNLNCSNQINTYNNSIIHKNNFIFDNSTNNESYDYIVFQKNNNIYPDQDYPNNNYCCIYAHNKLKKNNNTYPSYIINTVNPNQAQSKEFNSLNRSKNDTP, encoded by the coding sequence ATGCTGAGCAATATTAATaagaatgaaaatattggaaacataaataaaaaaattaaaaggctagttaatgaaaaaatagaagactattttgttattaaaaatttcttACCAATATGCGAAGAATTcttattgaaaaattacAAGCACTTGTTCGaagattttataaataaacgaGATGGAAACAAATACGATAATAATAGCACAACCGAAGTAAAGAAAGAGAATACGCATCAAAATTTTAGACACAATGACAACCAAATTCAAGTCAAACaatatgcaaatataaaCACTGCTACACCAtcaaagaaaagaaaaaagtcTTACGAAACAGACACACAAGATAGTACTACAAATaatccaaaaaaaaataaatataaaagaaaacgagagaaatattattcaaataaatttaatctatatcaatattatgcacaaataagtaaaaaaagtttaaaaGAAATCGAATTACCATTTGATCGAGCTGTTTTACTAAATGCTATcgataaacaaaataatattaaaaaaattataaaaattataaataaaaaaaaagcattAAGTGCTTTTGGTGAAGCATGGGAAAATATGATAGAGTATATTCTATCAATAAAccaacataaaaatttgatgaaaatatatgatatatatgatgatggtaaaaatttttatttaattatggAAAAGCTGAGAGGAAAAGAATTATTCACATTTttagtatataaaaaacaagtcaaagaaaatgtatgtaaatatataatgctaCAAATATTACAAGCTGTTAATTATTTACACTATCACAATATCATCCATCGAGATATTAAACCAGAAAATCTTATGTttcgaaataaaaaaagaaaagataaaaattatgaatataattatgaacTAGTATTAATAGATTATGACACTTGCCAGTTCATCAAACCACAAACTTATTTGAATCTCTTCCCCAACAATAGTCAGCATTATAAGAATGATACCCCCAAAAGTGACTATAGAACAAATTGCCACACACAATATGTCCCCATAAAAGGGGAACCAAAGACAAGTCCCATCAATCAAATTTCCCACTTTTGCGAAACCAAAGGTACCATTCATAAGTCACCAAAAATTGATAGACATGAAAATCAGGTCGAACAGATTGACAAACATAATAGAAAATCTTTCGAATGGGAAATGTACAAAAAACGGAATTTAGAAATTggtgagaaaaaaaaagaaactgAAATAAAGACAGtacaaaataatggaaGTACAAATGATATATCTCCAAGCAAATCGAAGCATGTCAAACTGGTTGGCACATATGGATATATAGCCCCTGAAATTATCAAAGGATTAAATTATTCTATATCTTCAGATATTTGGTCAATCGGaattatattgtatatactAATCACAGGAGTTACACCACTTCCTATGTGTCTTATGATTAATTATAGGAAtacaaaagaaatattaatgaaaaaagaaaagaaaggAATCAATTTTAATCTATtatcttttaataattatccATTAGCTAAAGATTTATGTCaacaatttttacaatttgaTCCCACAAaacgaattaaaaatactatCATTGCTTCTTACCATCCATGGTTAAGATTCTTTAATGTttcaaacaaaatttatataactaACACATATAGACATagtaatttatataatacattatcattttactcaaacaaaatttataaatataataaatatccaataaatgataatcaaaataattataatataattttaaaaccCTCTTTTCCCTTCAATAAAATTACATACTCTATATCTGAAATTATTCCTGAATCGATTTTTACAAAAGAAAATCAATATGCTATCCCACTTAAATATGCAATACCAATTCAGTacgaaacaaataatactatatatccaattgtttttcataacaattttaatttacatCCTCAAAACCGGTTTGAAGACCCAAATCCGTTTGAAGAACCAAAGCAGTTTGAAGACCCAAAACAGTTTGACGGAccaaaacattttattattcaccATAATTTAGATATGCTCAATTCGTTAAGAGATGCAAAAGAAATCGCAGAGCAATCTCAATTACAAATGCAAGTACAAAAATCTCCAAgccaaatattatataatgacAAAAGCGATGAAACTGTTCTTCAAAACGTATCCCCAAAATATACTAACCTATTAATCTGTAAAAGTGACACAACCGAACCAGATAGCATTCACTACAACTTAAATAATACCACGCATGTTCCAAAAACAGCcaaaaattatcatttacCTACGGTTTgggaaaatgaaaacagtGTGACATTACATGATATGCCTcttaaaatggaaaaggacaatacttatataaataaattcaatTTTGAACATAATACAAATggatataaacattttatgcatttatttgaaaatataatagaaaataaaaaaaataatttatataactttTCTTCGATAAATAATAGTTCAATACCGTTTACCTACACAGACTATCCAAACAATATATCCATACACCCACTTCCTAGACcccatataaataataatgaaataaaatgtgaATGCCAAGCatctaataataataattatcatacatatatgaatgtatgtaatttaaaaatatgtcaaGCTCAAAATGGATCATCAAATTTTAAAGTCTCAAACCTAAGCACATCTCTACCATCCattgaaaacaaaaatgaaataaaacaaaaaaaaagcaaaataaatatatctgAACATACTGTGAATACATTGACCGACTGTCAAGtaattaacaaatataatgatataattcaaaattCACAAAATCAATCTaacattttgtatatacacGAAAATGTGGAAACAAGTAGATCAACCCAACAACATATGCAAAATGCATGTacaaacataaatattcaaaataacAATAGTTCAATTCCTACTATAGTACCTTATAAAGTTTCAGATAAAAATTCttgtcatatattttattctacaggtcatcaaaataatagtgaTATATCTGATTGTCCAATACATAATTGTAAcactaataaatattaccATTTAGACAatacaattataaataaatttaattattctcctattttttgtaaccatccatataaatataatataaataatttattttatatcaacaataaacattttcttattaataaatataataatttttataaaaatataataaaccaTGACCCTatatatttagaaaataatttaaattgcTCTAACCAGATAAATACTTATAACAATTCGAtcatacataaaaataatttcatttttgacAACTCAACAAATAATGAATCATATgattatattgtttttcaaaaaaacaacaaCATATATCCAGACCAAGACTatccaaataataattattgttgtatatatgcacataacaaattaaaaaaaaataataatacctATCCCTCCTATATCATTAACACAGTAAATCCTAATCAAGCTCAATCAAAAGAATTCAACTCATTGAATAGGTCGAAAAATGATACCCcttaa